In Bacillus sp. FJAT-45037, the following are encoded in one genomic region:
- a CDS encoding Cof-type HAD-IIB family hydrolase, which yields MKLIAIDMDGTLLNDQRKVTEENAKAIKFAQQKGIEVVIATGRDDKEARIPLTEAGLSCPVISVNGAEIQTANKKLLQKTSLARTTVKEITEILKENDVYYEIYTNQGAFTDDYEAGIQTVIDVLKSAGSTNTYEEMRKIAKERFSNGAVTHIEDYEVLFSNQNNDFYKVLAFSHNDSDRERARRKLDNMEAIAVSSSASENLEITHKHAQKGVALREYATLKGILLEDVMVIGDNGNDLSMFEVAGVSVAMKNAIPKVKEAADEVTLSNDDSGVAIAIMKKIKS from the coding sequence ATGAAATTGATTGCCATTGATATGGACGGTACGTTATTAAATGATCAACGTAAAGTTACTGAAGAGAATGCTAAGGCGATAAAGTTCGCTCAGCAAAAAGGAATCGAAGTCGTAATTGCCACAGGTAGAGATGATAAAGAGGCAAGAATTCCTTTAACAGAAGCAGGTCTAAGTTGTCCGGTGATTAGTGTGAACGGAGCTGAAATACAAACAGCTAATAAGAAGCTTCTACAGAAAACGTCTTTAGCGCGTACGACTGTAAAAGAAATTACTGAAATTTTAAAAGAAAATGATGTCTATTACGAAATTTATACAAATCAAGGGGCATTTACAGATGATTATGAGGCTGGAATCCAAACGGTAATTGATGTCTTAAAATCAGCGGGTTCAACAAATACATATGAAGAAATGAGAAAGATCGCTAAAGAAAGATTTTCAAATGGGGCAGTAACACATATTGAAGATTATGAGGTGTTATTTAGCAATCAAAATAATGATTTTTACAAAGTATTAGCTTTTTCACATAATGATTCAGATCGTGAACGTGCTAGGCGAAAATTAGACAACATGGAAGCTATAGCTGTCAGTTCATCAGCTTCAGAAAACTTAGAAATTACTCACAAGCATGCTCAAAAAGGGGTGGCTCTTAGAGAATATGCTACGCTTAAAGGCATTTTATTAGAAGATGTCATGGTGATTGGTGACAATGGCAATGATTTATCTATGTTTGAAGTAGCAGGGGTCTCTGTGGCTATGAAAAATGCTATCCCGAAAGTGAAAGAAGCAGCAGACGAAGTCACTTTAAGCAATGATGATAGTGGTGTAGCCATTGCCATCATGAAAAAAATCAAGTCATGA
- a CDS encoding cystathionine gamma-synthase family protein: MKEQSLQNSTKSVWSGEKDALVHGATQVPVVNSVAYTYDDIDEWYEVAIGKRKGHIYGRNTNPTVQAFEEKLRILEGADACTSFSTGMAAISNSLLTFLTPGDRVVSMKDTYGGTNKIFTEFLPRLNIDVTLVETGNHEQMEKEITKGCQIVYLETPTNPTVKITDLKRMSKAAKEAGAMTFVDNTFATPINQQPLNLGADLVLHSATKFLGGHADALGGAACGNAEIIEKIYHYREINGATMDPNAAYLLLRGMKTLKLRVEQQQQTAQKIAEFLQNHEKVEVVYYPGLPTHRHHEIAKIQMSGFGGMLSFALKGELDAVRQFLPKLKLAHKAANLGAVETTVGPARTTSHVENTPEERAALGIPEGLVRYSTGIEDVDDLLCDLSQALDSID, from the coding sequence TTGAAGGAGCAATCGTTACAAAATTCAACAAAAAGTGTCTGGTCGGGTGAAAAAGATGCTCTAGTACATGGAGCGACTCAAGTTCCTGTCGTTAACAGTGTGGCATACACGTATGATGACATTGATGAATGGTATGAAGTGGCGATCGGAAAGAGAAAGGGCCATATATACGGAAGAAACACTAATCCGACGGTGCAAGCCTTCGAGGAGAAGCTTCGCATTTTAGAAGGAGCAGATGCTTGCACAAGTTTTTCAACAGGGATGGCGGCCATATCAAACTCATTACTAACCTTTTTAACACCTGGTGACCGAGTCGTATCCATGAAAGACACGTATGGTGGAACAAATAAAATTTTCACAGAATTTCTACCAAGGTTAAACATTGATGTCACACTTGTCGAGACGGGAAACCATGAGCAAATGGAAAAAGAAATAACAAAAGGGTGTCAAATTGTATATTTAGAAACACCAACAAATCCGACGGTAAAAATAACCGATTTAAAGCGAATGTCTAAGGCGGCCAAAGAAGCTGGAGCGATGACATTTGTTGATAATACGTTCGCCACACCAATTAATCAACAACCCCTTAATCTCGGTGCTGATCTTGTCTTGCATAGTGCAACAAAGTTTCTAGGAGGTCATGCTGATGCTCTTGGAGGGGCTGCATGTGGAAATGCTGAAATTATCGAAAAAATTTATCATTACCGTGAAATCAACGGGGCGACGATGGATCCTAATGCCGCCTACTTATTGTTACGCGGGATGAAAACATTAAAGTTAAGAGTTGAGCAACAGCAACAAACAGCTCAGAAAATAGCAGAGTTCCTTCAAAATCATGAAAAGGTAGAAGTCGTATATTATCCAGGATTGCCAACGCATCGGCACCATGAAATCGCAAAAATACAGATGTCAGGTTTCGGTGGCATGCTAAGTTTCGCGTTAAAAGGCGAGTTAGATGCTGTAAGACAATTTTTACCGAAACTTAAACTGGCTCATAAAGCGGCAAATTTAGGAGCGGTTGAAACAACCGTTGGCCCAGCACGAACAACGAGTCATGTTGAAAATACACCAGAAGAACGAGCGGCATTAGGCATTCCGGAGGGTCTAGTTAGATATTCGACTGGAATTGAAGATGTAGATGATCTACTGTGCGACTTGTCACAAGCGTTGGATTCAATCGATTGA
- the dapA gene encoding 4-hydroxy-tetrahydrodipicolinate synthase: MNFGRILTAMVTPFNEQGEFCVESTKELVNYLIANGSDALVVGGTTGESPTLTTDEKLILFKTVVKAVNKRVPVIAGTGSNNTAASIQLTKQAQEIGVDGIMLVAPYYNKPSQEGLYQHFKTIAEATKLPVMLYNIPGRSAVTISVETTLRLAEVPNIVSTKEASADLDAMATIIEHAPEGFSLYSGDDSLTLPILAIGGTGVVSVASHVVGNQMQQLVRHYLAGQVQAAATQHRQLVPIMNTLFMAPNPTAVKAALALYGVNVGGVRLPLVPLTHEQQQELTNVIKPTVSYFVS; encoded by the coding sequence ATGAATTTTGGACGTATTTTAACCGCAATGGTCACACCATTTAATGAGCAAGGGGAATTTTGTGTTGAGTCAACAAAGGAACTTGTCAATTATCTTATAGCTAATGGTTCCGATGCATTAGTTGTTGGTGGAACTACAGGTGAATCACCTACATTAACAACCGATGAAAAACTAATCTTATTTAAAACAGTTGTAAAGGCAGTCAACAAAAGAGTCCCCGTTATAGCTGGTACTGGCTCTAACAACACAGCGGCTTCTATTCAATTAACAAAACAAGCACAAGAAATTGGTGTCGATGGCATTATGCTAGTTGCACCTTATTATAATAAACCGTCCCAAGAAGGGCTTTACCAACATTTTAAAACAATTGCTGAGGCAACAAAGCTACCTGTCATGCTTTACAATATCCCAGGTAGAAGTGCTGTCACCATTAGTGTAGAAACAACCTTACGTCTTGCGGAAGTACCTAATATTGTTTCAACGAAAGAAGCAAGTGCTGACTTGGATGCAATGGCAACAATCATTGAACACGCCCCAGAAGGATTTTCGCTTTATAGTGGCGATGACAGCTTAACATTACCTATACTAGCGATCGGTGGAACAGGCGTCGTGTCTGTCGCTTCCCACGTTGTCGGAAACCAAATGCAACAATTGGTTCGTCATTATTTAGCGGGGCAAGTGCAAGCAGCTGCTACTCAACACCGCCAACTCGTTCCGATTATGAACACATTATTTATGGCACCAAACCCAACAGCTGTCAAAGCAGCTCTAGCACTATATGGCGTTAATGTCGGTGGAGTAAGACTTCCACTTGTTCCATTAACACACGAACAACAACAAGAACTAACCAACGTCATTAAGCCCACTGTAAGTTACTTTGTAAGCTAA
- a CDS encoding aldehyde dehydrogenase family protein — protein MRGQMLHERMFINGAWERREETFEVYDPANGNCIALVPKASKEDVEGAIRSAKIGATISNDLPVHQRYTILMDTVAYLQDHTELFVETIVMESSKTIREAKREVSRCMETIRISAEEAKRITGETIPFSQMPNHIGRVGYVTRVPVGIVAAITPFNDPLNLVAHKVAPAIASGNAVILKPSSETPLSAIRLVEAFLEAGLPKEILSVITGSGREIGDTLVSSEDVRFISFTGGYHTGEAITKKAGVKKIAMELGSNAPTIVLADADLEEAVQSTVSGAFGVAGQNCIGVQRLYVEEPVFETFTNRFVSETKKLTVGDKRDICTDVGPMISEKEAKRVESWILEACANGATLHCGGRRQGAFITPAVLTNVSQQEKLMKEEVFGPTATITSVASLDEAIRLANDSCYGLQAGIFTTSMNAAFSAIDKLDVGGVMVNDSSDVRIDAMPFGGVKRSGLGREGIKSAILAMTEEKVVAFNLKK, from the coding sequence ATGCGTGGACAAATGTTACATGAAAGAATGTTTATTAATGGGGCTTGGGAGAGGCGAGAGGAAACATTTGAAGTGTATGATCCAGCTAACGGAAACTGTATTGCTCTTGTTCCAAAAGCGAGCAAAGAGGATGTAGAGGGAGCGATACGATCAGCGAAAATAGGCGCAACCATTTCAAATGATCTACCTGTTCATCAAAGATATACGATTTTAATGGATACAGTTGCTTATCTTCAAGATCATACGGAGCTATTTGTTGAAACGATTGTAATGGAAAGTAGTAAAACTATACGAGAAGCAAAGCGAGAAGTTTCGCGTTGTATGGAGACAATCCGGATTAGTGCAGAGGAAGCAAAACGAATAACTGGCGAGACGATTCCTTTCTCACAAATGCCTAATCACATTGGACGTGTTGGCTATGTTACAAGAGTGCCGGTTGGGATTGTGGCTGCGATCACACCGTTTAATGACCCATTAAATCTTGTTGCTCACAAAGTTGCTCCAGCAATCGCATCAGGTAATGCGGTGATTTTAAAGCCCTCAAGTGAAACGCCATTGAGTGCGATTCGCCTAGTGGAGGCCTTTTTAGAAGCTGGCTTACCAAAAGAGATCTTGTCAGTAATCACAGGGAGCGGAAGAGAAATTGGAGATACGCTTGTTTCTTCAGAAGATGTTCGATTTATTTCCTTTACGGGTGGCTATCATACCGGGGAAGCAATTACGAAAAAAGCAGGCGTGAAAAAAATAGCGATGGAACTCGGGTCGAATGCACCTACTATTGTGCTCGCTGATGCCGATCTTGAAGAAGCTGTTCAATCAACGGTTTCAGGAGCTTTTGGAGTAGCAGGTCAAAACTGTATCGGCGTTCAGCGACTTTATGTAGAAGAACCAGTGTTTGAGACGTTTACGAATCGTTTTGTGAGTGAAACGAAGAAATTAACAGTTGGTGATAAACGAGACATCTGCACAGATGTCGGTCCGATGATTTCGGAAAAAGAAGCGAAACGAGTGGAATCGTGGATTTTAGAGGCGTGTGCAAACGGAGCTACCTTACATTGCGGAGGAAGAAGGCAAGGGGCATTTATCACTCCAGCTGTTCTTACAAATGTCAGTCAACAAGAGAAATTAATGAAAGAAGAAGTGTTTGGCCCCACCGCAACGATTACTTCGGTCGCTTCTTTAGACGAGGCAATACGTTTAGCTAATGATAGTTGCTACGGATTACAAGCTGGCATTTTCACTACAAGTATGAATGCTGCTTTCAGCGCGATTGATAAATTAGATGTTGGTGGTGTGATGGTCAATGATAGTAGCGATGTGCGGATTGATGCAATGCCGTTTGGCGGCGTAAAACGTTCTGGGCTTGGAAGGGAAGGAATTAAATCAGCCATTCTAGCTATGACAGAAGAGAAAGTGGTCGCATTTAATCTAAAAAAATAA
- a CDS encoding PucR family transcriptional regulator translates to MNLTMDEVTSLPLLEKATVYRSKGTTTPIVEWVSVIESPVEQFVRPHELVLTTAIGCGHDEHLFAEFVQEVINSGAAGLAVATGTFIKSIPDEVIRKVKEKEEDFILIELDWHVRFSDIIKQCLRLLDEKKRHYYKRIEHIQETLLDFVLRRKSIQDVCQYVSDTLVAPVVISDNRGRIRGQCNLVENPLLYHIEQVLYGRLEASGLIYHQLDSLEWFMYEANHALMLEVSSNDMTQGYLIVGGFGIEPFTEEEKTEWIRLLKHVTTAIALFFLHEQAVKETEWLLRDDYVWELAKGTKQSEESLQSRAKSLGYRLNLPYVSLVASLEHLKLFFEQNSVHTDRFDHWLHQQIRQIEDEAEEIARKQTLKSMITFQANELIIFLEVLHDQPIETANRYIDALEARLMFLYPTIQCRWGISKQCGYHVFFETFQEAKKALSIGKRRNEGSHRHLFADTKIDRMIEAIVQVEELNELATQLLETLIHYSKERNIDLLHTFMTYHRHKGNVSQTARTLNLHRQSLLYRLRKIEALTGCSLDNADDLFLLDLSTRIWSTKSNE, encoded by the coding sequence ATGAACCTTACAATGGATGAAGTGACATCCCTGCCTCTATTAGAAAAAGCAACGGTGTATCGTTCTAAGGGGACTACTACACCGATCGTTGAATGGGTATCTGTGATTGAATCACCGGTTGAACAATTCGTACGTCCACATGAACTAGTCCTGACAACCGCCATTGGGTGTGGCCATGACGAGCATTTATTTGCCGAGTTTGTTCAAGAAGTGATCAATTCAGGGGCAGCGGGTCTTGCAGTAGCAACCGGTACCTTTATAAAATCAATACCTGATGAAGTAATTAGAAAAGTGAAAGAGAAAGAGGAAGACTTTATTTTAATTGAGTTAGATTGGCATGTACGATTCTCTGATATTATTAAACAATGCCTTCGTTTACTTGATGAGAAAAAAAGACATTATTATAAACGGATCGAGCACATTCAAGAAACATTGCTTGATTTTGTATTACGAAGAAAAAGCATTCAAGACGTGTGTCAATATGTATCCGATACGTTAGTAGCCCCCGTTGTTATATCTGATAATAGAGGAAGAATTCGTGGACAATGCAACCTGGTTGAGAATCCTCTGCTTTATCATATTGAACAAGTCTTGTATGGACGACTTGAAGCAAGTGGCCTGATTTATCATCAATTAGACTCATTAGAGTGGTTTATGTACGAGGCTAATCACGCCCTTATGCTAGAAGTCTCTTCAAATGATATGACGCAAGGGTATTTGATCGTTGGGGGCTTTGGCATCGAGCCATTTACAGAAGAAGAGAAAACTGAGTGGATTAGATTATTAAAGCATGTGACAACAGCAATTGCGCTCTTTTTTTTACATGAGCAAGCAGTCAAAGAAACCGAATGGTTACTTCGAGATGATTATGTATGGGAGTTAGCTAAAGGTACGAAACAATCGGAGGAAAGCCTACAGTCACGTGCAAAGTCATTAGGCTATCGCTTAAATTTGCCTTATGTATCATTAGTTGCAAGTTTAGAGCATTTAAAATTATTTTTTGAGCAAAATTCTGTCCATACAGATCGATTTGACCATTGGCTTCATCAACAAATTCGTCAGATCGAAGATGAAGCAGAAGAAATCGCCAGAAAACAAACCCTTAAATCAATGATTACTTTCCAAGCTAATGAATTAATTATTTTCTTAGAAGTATTACACGATCAACCAATCGAAACGGCTAATCGATACATCGATGCTCTAGAAGCGCGCTTGATGTTTTTATACCCAACGATTCAATGTCGGTGGGGCATCAGTAAGCAATGCGGATACCACGTTTTTTTTGAAACGTTTCAAGAAGCAAAAAAAGCATTAAGCATTGGAAAGAGACGAAATGAGGGATCCCACCGACATTTATTTGCTGATACAAAAATTGATCGTATGATCGAAGCGATCGTACAAGTCGAGGAACTAAACGAATTGGCGACTCAATTACTTGAGACACTCATCCATTATTCTAAAGAACGAAACATTGATCTTCTCCATACGTTTATGACCTACCACCGTCATAAAGGAAATGTAAGTCAAACAGCGAGAACGTTAA
- a CDS encoding YhcN/YlaJ family sporulation lipoprotein → MKKSILFFMVLLCLSGCTIEQKATLGANDDRYEGYSGYGVQRVRNWEGPLMDMMVPDASPKGITDPAHELTTSNDYVSGNRNLGMNHEGNAGFGARVYTNRPGVLRDKISYSDQLTRDMSDAYSILTEENKDVDLKTKIESLDEVKHLYVQENERTVVIGLEGNHSSHQSLKQLVHQIAEKYYPNKQVIVTTDRQFIKRMGHLDKK, encoded by the coding sequence ATGAAAAAAAGTATACTGTTTTTTATGGTTTTACTTTGTCTGTCAGGCTGTACGATTGAACAAAAGGCTACACTTGGTGCGAATGACGATCGTTATGAGGGGTATAGTGGATATGGTGTTCAAAGGGTAAGAAATTGGGAAGGCCCTTTAATGGATATGATGGTTCCAGATGCATCACCAAAAGGCATAACAGATCCTGCACATGAGCTTACGACTTCTAATGATTATGTCTCAGGTAACCGAAATTTAGGAATGAACCATGAAGGAAATGCGGGATTCGGGGCAAGGGTGTATACAAATCGACCTGGGGTGTTACGTGATAAAATATCTTATTCTGATCAACTCACACGTGACATGTCAGACGCTTATTCAATATTAACTGAGGAAAATAAAGATGTAGATCTAAAAACGAAAATAGAGTCTTTAGATGAAGTTAAACATCTATATGTACAAGAAAATGAGCGTACAGTTGTGATCGGCTTAGAAGGCAACCATTCAAGTCATCAATCATTGAAGCAACTTGTCCATCAAATTGCTGAAAAATATTACCCGAATAAGCAAGTCATTGTGACAACAGATCGCCAATTTATCAAAAGAATGGGCCATTTAGACAAGAAATAA
- a CDS encoding aspartyl-phosphate phosphatase Spo0E family protein — protein sequence MLCIKIELKRRQMFNLAKKYGFTSDQTVQCSQELDQLLNQLQIEQHQVKSQQYVN from the coding sequence ATGTTATGTATAAAAATTGAATTAAAACGTAGACAGATGTTTAATTTAGCAAAAAAATACGGTTTCACCTCGGATCAAACCGTTCAATGTAGTCAGGAACTTGATCAGCTCTTAAATCAATTACAAATCGAACAACACCAAGTAAAATCACAACAGTACGTAAATTAA
- a CDS encoding M24 family metallopeptidase, which translates to MFALTEYEERLKKTKIKMVEMGIDVLLISNPSNMYYLTNYNAWSFYVHQIMIVTLEDSQPIWIGRQMDATSVEKTTWLDTNHIISYPDYYVQSSERHPMDFVVKIVEEIGHSKRRIGLEMDAHYFTAACYAKLLKGLPNALIKDATVLVNLVRLIKSPAEISYMRTAAKIAEASMQAGYDKLAVGMRECDVAAAIYESQIRGLEDCGGDYPSIVPMLPTNENTSCPHLTFSERKYKRGDFLTIEMAGVYKRYHAPLARTLSLGVAPAYVKELSKVVQEGIEITLDAITPGITAEEVERTWSEAIAKHGYQKSSRLGYSIGASFPPDWGEHTISFRTGDKSILKPNMTFHLMPGIWYESYGVEITESILITKKGVETLTNFNRELYEKPIVETAI; encoded by the coding sequence ATGTTTGCTTTAACAGAATACGAAGAGCGGCTAAAAAAAACAAAAATAAAAATGGTTGAAATGGGCATTGATGTGTTATTGATCTCCAACCCTTCTAATATGTATTATTTAACCAACTACAATGCATGGAGTTTTTATGTTCATCAGATCATGATTGTGACACTTGAGGACTCACAACCTATTTGGATTGGTAGGCAAATGGATGCGACAAGTGTTGAGAAAACGACATGGCTAGATACGAACCATATTATTTCATATCCAGATTATTATGTTCAATCAAGTGAGCGTCACCCGATGGACTTTGTCGTCAAGATCGTTGAGGAGATCGGGCATAGTAAACGACGAATCGGACTTGAAATGGATGCCCATTATTTTACAGCAGCATGTTATGCGAAACTGTTAAAAGGGTTACCAAATGCGCTTATTAAAGATGCGACAGTACTTGTGAACCTCGTCAGGTTGATCAAATCACCTGCAGAAATTTCCTATATGAGGACTGCGGCAAAGATTGCAGAAGCGTCCATGCAAGCAGGCTATGATAAATTAGCGGTAGGGATGCGGGAATGCGATGTGGCAGCAGCGATTTATGAGTCGCAAATTCGTGGATTAGAAGATTGTGGCGGTGATTATCCTTCGATTGTACCAATGCTTCCCACAAATGAAAATACATCTTGTCCTCATTTAACATTCAGTGAGAGAAAGTATAAGCGAGGAGACTTTCTAACCATTGAAATGGCAGGTGTGTACAAACGCTATCATGCACCACTCGCGAGAACGCTCTCACTTGGTGTGGCACCAGCTTATGTAAAAGAGCTTTCAAAAGTTGTGCAAGAAGGTATTGAGATCACTCTCGATGCGATTACACCTGGTATAACCGCAGAAGAAGTCGAGAGAACATGGAGTGAGGCTATTGCAAAACACGGATATCAAAAAAGTTCTCGTTTAGGGTATTCGATCGGCGCAAGCTTTCCACCAGATTGGGGAGAGCACACGATAAGCTTTCGGACAGGAGATAAGTCGATTCTAAAACCGAATATGACATTTCATTTGATGCCGGGTATTTGGTATGAATCCTACGGTGTTGAAATTACTGAATCGATTCTTATCACAAAAAAGGGTGTCGAAACGTTAACCAATTTCAACCGTGAATTGTACGAAAAACCTATTGTAGAAACGGCAATCTAA
- a CDS encoding DMT family transporter, with protein MEKKSLIITYGLIMFVMIIWGLNVVMLKVLVETFPPQTMTALRIFTAGIVTMLIVLFGRSFRALTKQEWIYSLLAMVFGVMLHHTFLAQGLTMINASNTVLILGLLPLTTALFAVMFLGDSLTKWRVLGIGLALTGVFFIQGGTGTLTVRAGEVYVFLAMLVQAISFVFIKKATITLDSRQMTGMMLVIGSVGLLLASFFIEPNGMNSMMDAPPFIYLIFFFSAIVATAIGHFVFNASIQKIGAGQTAIFNNFVPFFGLVFSAIFLNETIHYYQLIGFLFIVAGVLFGTGYVERYWVSKVPQHGKSM; from the coding sequence GTGGAGAAGAAGTCACTAATTATTACATATGGTTTAATAATGTTTGTCATGATCATATGGGGATTAAATGTTGTGATGTTAAAAGTATTGGTCGAGACGTTCCCCCCACAAACGATGACCGCTTTAAGGATTTTCACAGCTGGTATTGTGACCATGTTGATCGTTTTATTTGGACGTTCTTTTAGGGCGTTAACGAAACAAGAGTGGATCTATTCGTTACTTGCGATGGTATTTGGTGTAATGCTTCATCATACCTTTTTAGCTCAAGGTCTGACGATGATTAATGCGTCGAATACAGTCCTTATCTTAGGGCTATTACCGTTAACTACAGCTTTGTTTGCGGTCATGTTTTTAGGAGATTCTTTAACGAAGTGGAGAGTACTAGGCATAGGATTAGCTTTAACGGGGGTCTTTTTTATACAAGGAGGAACAGGGACTCTAACCGTGCGAGCTGGAGAAGTATATGTGTTTTTAGCGATGCTCGTTCAGGCGATTAGTTTTGTTTTTATTAAAAAAGCAACGATCACACTTGATTCAAGACAGATGACAGGGATGATGCTTGTGATCGGTTCCGTTGGATTGCTTCTTGCTAGTTTCTTTATCGAACCAAACGGTATGAATAGTATGATGGACGCCCCGCCGTTTATCTATCTTATCTTTTTCTTTTCAGCCATTGTCGCAACAGCGATCGGACATTTTGTCTTTAACGCCTCCATTCAAAAAATTGGAGCGGGACAAACAGCGATTTTTAATAATTTCGTTCCATTCTTTGGACTTGTCTTTTCAGCGATCTTCTTGAATGAAACGATTCATTACTACCAACTGATTGGTTTCTTATTTATAGTTGCAGGTGTGTTATTTGGTACAGGGTATGTAGAAAGATATTGGGTTAGTAAAGTACCACAGCACGGAAAAAGCATGTAG
- a CDS encoding homoserine dehydrogenase has product MTHQIALIGFGGVGQGVVRLLKEKYEYVSTQYKCHFKVVSICDLYKGSLHCDDGLDLDSIIASIDRDRTLDHYQDHSGLIRGLTAKETIERTNAKTIIEMTYTNVETGQPAIDHCKTAFTNKRNVILTNKGPVAIAKQELEREARKHGVRFFYEGAVMSGTPAIRMPKMTLCGNEFLKVQGILNGTTNYMLTQMEQGLDYDEALGKAQQLGYAEADPTNDVKGFDVLYKVLILSQELFGVVLRKEQVSCVGIEKITPDLIEEATREGKRWKLLGSIEKTDDGVQAFVKPVKVPLSDPLASVNGATNAITYDCDISGAITLIGAGAGIKETAFAVLIDLIHLEGWRST; this is encoded by the coding sequence GTGACACATCAGATTGCATTAATAGGTTTTGGTGGAGTAGGTCAAGGCGTGGTGAGATTATTAAAAGAAAAATACGAATATGTAAGCACCCAGTATAAATGTCATTTTAAAGTGGTTTCGATTTGTGATTTATATAAAGGTTCGCTCCACTGTGATGATGGTTTGGATCTTGATTCAATTATTGCTTCGATTGATCGAGACAGAACGTTGGATCATTATCAGGATCATTCAGGTTTGATCCGTGGCCTAACAGCAAAAGAGACCATTGAAAGAACAAACGCTAAAACGATCATTGAAATGACTTATACAAATGTAGAAACAGGTCAACCAGCAATCGATCATTGTAAGACTGCTTTTACGAATAAGCGCAATGTGATCTTAACGAACAAAGGTCCTGTGGCTATAGCTAAACAAGAACTAGAAAGAGAAGCTCGTAAACATGGCGTACGTTTCTTTTATGAAGGAGCTGTGATGAGCGGTACGCCAGCTATTCGAATGCCGAAGATGACTCTATGCGGAAATGAGTTTCTAAAGGTACAGGGCATTTTAAATGGGACAACGAATTATATGTTGACTCAAATGGAGCAAGGTTTAGACTATGACGAAGCTTTAGGAAAGGCTCAACAATTAGGCTATGCAGAGGCAGACCCTACAAATGATGTGAAGGGATTTGATGTCTTATATAAAGTGCTTATTTTAAGTCAAGAACTGTTTGGTGTTGTGTTAAGAAAAGAACAGGTTTCTTGTGTAGGTATTGAGAAAATTACTCCGGATCTAATAGAAGAAGCAACGAGAGAAGGAAAAAGGTGGAAGTTACTTGGTTCAATTGAAAAGACAGATGATGGGGTTCAGGCTTTTGTAAAACCTGTCAAAGTACCATTATCAGATCCTCTAGCTTCTGTTAATGGAGCTACTAATGCGATTACGTACGATTGTGATATATCTGGTGCGATTACACTGATTGGTGCAGGGGCTGGTATAAAAGAAACTGCTTTTGCCGTCTTAATTGATTTGATTCATCTAGAAGGGTGGAGATCGACTTAA